A DNA window from Oryzias latipes chromosome 5, ASM223467v1 contains the following coding sequences:
- the cttnbp2nl gene encoding CTTNBP2 N-terminal-like protein, whose translation MKSQLNMENLSKPELLKLFSILEGELEARDLVIEALKAQCKHMFIQEHYGNYNLSDPFHALQRDSEIVGGQNMGRSSPTSNPLVVLKMVVSHCRKMQDKMLAQLAAAESRHKRVIADLEEEKRRHAEDAADGDDVTYILEKDRERLQQQLEFERSQVRRLEKEQWRATEQLEEERAQHRNLSCALAKECKWASARALEEGHRLTELSHKLDKEKEACQALRKELQDERARALRMEARVEEQLAEFDTEREQLRSRLKKEEAQCRQLQQQVKELLKKLEEAHGITEIRRTKMMSVEAENSEWDSRVCPGSSVVEIMMVKDRKEDVSADQQQVSSHTCPVETNGYHSSTNPTEKMSLQNGTDSFPLPSSSMPSPTLAFSSPCACPALAKRSPGSSGPGAYQSPYQAGINQRFHAARHKFQSTTEPEPPSQAGQPALPPPPKDTSPLTSSSSPEASPVKQMARSTVTQVLSRFTTVQQSASTKPASPNNSPFGTDYRSLAAPLSPVPARAAGANPQRIPSPTISRVERGHPPPIPPKKPGLVQAPLSPAVGPKSASPLSGGCGLTSAQEGVKELDMVVSSN comes from the exons ATGAAG TCACAGCTGAACATGGAGAATCTGAGCAAGCCAGAGTTGCTGAAGCTTTTCAGCATCCTGGAGGGAGAACTGGAGGCCCGGGACCTTGTCATTGAAGCCCTTAAG GCCCAATGCAAACACATGTTCATCCAGGAGCACTACGGCAACTACAACCTCAGCGACCCCTTTCACGCCTTGCAAAGAGACAGCGAGATCGTGGGAGGACAGAACATGGGCCGTTCTTCCCCAACATCTAACCCTCTGGTGGTGCTGAAAATGGTGGTGAGCCACTGCAGGAAAATGCAGGACAAAATGTTGGCCCAGCTGGCTGCAGCTGAGAGCAGACACAAAAGG GTTATTGCAGACTTGGAGGAAGAAAAGCGGAGGCACGCAGAGGACGCCGCTGATGGAGATGATGTCACTTACATCCTGGAAAAAGACAGGGAGCGTCTCCAGCAGCAG CTGGAGTTTGAACGGAGTCAGGTCCGTAGGCTGGAGAAAGAACAATGGCGTGCAACTGAGCAGCTCGAGGAGGAGCGCGCTCAGCACAGAAACCTCTCCTGTGCTCTGGCTAAAGAGTGCAAATGGGCGAGTGCCCGGGCTCTGGAGGAGGGTCACCGTCTGACCGAGCTGAGCCACAAACTTGACAAG GAGAAGGAGGCATGTCAGGCCCTGAGAAAGGAGCTGCAGGATGAGCGGGCGAGAGCTCTGCGCATGGAGGCGAGGGTGGAGGAGCAGCTGGCGGAGTTCGACACTGAGCGGGAGCAACTCCGCTCACGCCTGAAGAAGGAGGAAGCTCAGTGTCGTCAACTACAGCAACAG GTGAAAGAACTGTTGAAGAAGCTGGAGGAGGCTCATGGGATTACAGAAATCAGACGGACCAAGATGATGTCGGTGGAGGCAGAAAACAGTGAATGGGACTCAAGGGTTTGTCCAGGAAGCAGTGTGGTGGAGATCATGATGGTTAAGGACAGAAAGGAAGACGTCTCAGCTGACCAGCAACAAGTCAGCAGTCACACGTGTCCAGTGGAGACCAATGGGTACCATAGTTCCACCAATCCAACAGAGAAGATGTCCCTCCAGAATGGAACAGACAGTTTTCCACTTCCTTCCTCTAGTATGCCCTCCCCGACGCTTGCTTTTTCCTCCCCCTGTGCCTGCCCCGCCCTGGCCAAACGCTCGCCAGGCAGCTCGGGTCCCGGAGCGTATCAGTCTCCGTACCAGGCTGGGATCAACCAACGTTTCCACGCGGCGCGCCACAAGTTCCAGAGCACAACTGAGCCAGAGCCGCCATCCCAGGCCGGACAACCTGCTCTCCCGCCTCCACCGAAGGACACCTCCCCTCTAACCAGCAGCTCCTCCCCCGAGGCCAGCCCGGTGAAGCAGATGGCAAGGAGCACAGTCACTCAGGTTCTGTCTCGTTTCACCACAGTCCAACAGAGCGCATCAACAAAACCGGCCTCACCCAACAATTCCCCCTTTGGTACAGACTACCGCAGCCTAGCAGCACCCCTGTCCCCTGTCCCCGCAAGGGCTGCCGGTGCAAATCCCCAAAGGATTCCATCACCCACCATTTCCAGAGTAGAAAGGGGCCACCCCCCACCCATCCCCCCTAAGAAGCCTGGTCTGGTCCAGGCCCCCCTATCCCCTGCAGTGGGGCCCAAGTCTGCCAGCCCCCTGTCAGGCGGCTGTGGGCTCACGTCTGCCCAGGAGGGGGTGAAAGAACTGGACATGGTGGTTTCCTCCAACTAA